The Lathyrus oleraceus cultivar Zhongwan6 chromosome 5, CAAS_Psat_ZW6_1.0, whole genome shotgun sequence genome includes the window ACTTCTCCTGTTCTTCTTCTACTTCAATCTTCCTCGCCGTTCTCTGGCGCCTTGAGCCGCGGCGTTCACGTATCTTGAATCGTAATCGTGGAAGGCGCGGTTCGATTGTTGGGATTCGAGAAGATTCACTGAGGCAAGGGACACCACGGATTGGGGACGGAATCAAAGTCCAGCAAGAACAACCAATGAATTCGCCGGCAAAGATGACCGGCGCAACGACGATGTTACTGGAAGTTCGTCTCAGGTATTTTCTTGGTGCTTTCCCTCTTTCTTCGCCTTATCTTCCTTCTTCTGTTATGGATTCTTCTTTTTCTCTACTCGCGGTTCTGTTCTGATCTCTTCTTCTCCCTGCGTTTTCTGTGTTTTGGTTGCAGAGACTGAGGCAGAGTGAATTCTAGCTCAACCAATCAAAGCTTCAACGTGGAGCTTTGATGGCTTTGTCTCAGAGCTTTGGTAAGGGTGGAATGGTGGTGAAGATGCGGAATAGAAGATGGAAACTGGAAGATGCAGGTTGAGAGTGATGATTGAAGAAGAGTTCTTGGACCGATTCACGGTGGTTGAAGGTTTGTTACAGGTGGAAGAAGAAGCTGGAAAAGTTTGTTAGAGGTTGAAGGATTGAGGGCAAAACGATTTTTGGAATGAGAGGGAAAATTTTCTGAAAAAAAATGATTGGCAATGATTGCAGCTTATATAGCAGGATCAAAGGGGCAAATTGGAGAATTAAATCTGAAAATGGTTCAATCTGCACCATCCAGCTGGCACTTAAGTGAATGAGAAGGTGAGTTTTGAATTATGAATTAAGTCACGTGGTTTTTACCACAAGGTCAAATTTCTAATCCATTTGCCTTCAATCTTTTGATCCATGGATAACTGAATTGACTTACATTGGGTGACTTGCTTCTTTACCTGAACTGCTCTTTTATGGTCTATGCAGGTTTGTGGTTTTATTCTCTTGGCTTTTCACGTGCCGTCTTGTTTCTTCAATTTTCTTTTGGCTTGGTGCTGCTGCGTGCCGCTCATGCTTCAGCTTTTGGTAGTTGAGTTTGGACTGCAGTGCTGTTGTTTTTTACAGGGAGCTTTGTCTATTGCAGCATACGGTTTGGTCCATAACCTGCTTTTGGTCTGCAACAAGGCTTGTTGCATCGCAGGATTTTCGGCATTGAGGATTGCTTAACATGTATTATTTGCCACTGAAAGAACCGCTTGTACCTTTGAACTTTTCAGTTGTTTGGCAGCAACTTCAAGAATCTCAGGCGAACATGGGTGCAAATGAATCACACACACTCGAGCAAGGTCCCCCAGTAAGGCAAAGGCACTTTGTCGAACATTGGGAGCATCATCCGTACAACAATGCAAAAGTAGGTCTCTCAGAGAACATTGTGAAGCCAACTGTTCCACTGCTAAGACCCTCTGCTAAACCAGAAAGCAGATCAAGAGAGCACACAATGAATTCCTTGTCATACTGAGCCCTAGCTGCAGCAGGATTGGCCTTGGCCAATTGTTGGGTCTGAATTATATTTATGCACCTCCCAAATACAGGTTCAATAAATTGAGTGAATCCAGTATCCAATGCCTGTGCTATAGAAGTAAAGCATTCTAGGAGTGGAAAGAGATCTTTGTCTGAATTTGAAAGTTGTTGCCACTTCTCAATTAATGGTTGCATGAGAATGTCAATATAAACAGGTTAATTCAGCTCTCCCCCAACAGCTTCAGCTAGAGTTCCAACAACATTATA containing:
- the LOC127085869 gene encoding uncharacterized protein LOC127085869; this translates as MAFATFTDEKRTESFQIYFSCSSSTSIFLAVLWRLEPRRSRILNRNRGRRGSIVGIREDSLRQGTPRIGDGIKVQQEQPMNSPAKMTGATTMLLEVRLRD